A part of Cloacibacillus sp. genomic DNA contains:
- a CDS encoding RluA family pseudouridine synthase, producing MGAELIISADNDGRRVDRVLRTLWPQVPLGAIMKAVRTGDVRLDGKKTKADARLEEGQRLYVPWEEEAGGAKIDGGTGTAAKKPPLETLYRDDYLWVVNKPAGLLTQPDVKGGDSLIMRALAELGWSRSDYRPATVQRLDRNTTGAVIIALTGAAQRHLAELIREHKIRKLYHAVVEGIADESGRVDLPLLKDGAANTVRPDRDGQPALTLYRRLSTAGMRSVVEAELVTGRPHQARVHLAAIGHPIVGDTKYGSGRGAKRPLLHARTVIFPEDAELPVRLRGVAVTAPLPADMKKYEEGA from the coding sequence ATGGGTGCGGAGCTAATAATTTCCGCGGACAACGACGGTCGCCGCGTCGACCGCGTACTGCGCACACTCTGGCCGCAGGTGCCCCTTGGGGCGATCATGAAGGCGGTGCGCACCGGCGATGTGCGCCTCGACGGTAAAAAGACAAAGGCCGATGCGCGCCTTGAAGAGGGACAGCGCCTATATGTGCCGTGGGAAGAAGAGGCGGGCGGGGCGAAAATAGACGGCGGAACAGGAACTGCCGCGAAAAAGCCGCCGCTGGAGACCCTTTACCGCGACGATTACCTTTGGGTGGTGAACAAACCGGCGGGGCTGCTCACACAGCCCGACGTGAAAGGCGGGGATTCGCTCATCATGCGGGCCCTCGCGGAGCTGGGCTGGAGCCGCAGCGATTACCGGCCGGCGACGGTGCAGCGGCTGGACCGCAACACCACCGGCGCGGTGATAATCGCGCTCACGGGCGCGGCGCAGCGGCATCTCGCGGAGCTGATACGCGAACATAAAATAAGAAAGCTCTACCACGCGGTGGTCGAGGGCATCGCCGACGAATCTGGACGTGTCGACCTGCCGCTTTTGAAGGACGGCGCCGCCAATACCGTCCGTCCTGACAGAGATGGACAGCCAGCCCTTACGCTTTACAGAAGACTTTCTACCGCCGGAATGCGCAGCGTGGTTGAGGCCGAACTTGTCACCGGACGTCCTCATCAGGCGCGCGTACACCTGGCGGCGATCGGGCATCCGATCGTGGGGGATACAAAATATGGAAGCGGGCGCGGCGCGAAGCGCCCTCTGCTTCACGCGCGGACGGTAATATTTCCCGAGGACGCGGAGCTGCCGGTCAGGCTGCGCGGCGTCGCCGTGACCGCGCCGCTGCCGGCGGATATGAAAAAATACGAAGAAGGTGCTTAA
- a CDS encoding DUF1847 domain-containing protein: MRCDRCTEKPCRDGMACTACDAAALYADLEDRRMMRAASEVEAEYYGEINRIQEIILFSRKMGYKKLGIAFCAALSEEAAKLSQILENYFEISTVNCKVCGVGKSEMGAMESDKVGPISCNPIEQAEVLNAANTDLNLLLGLCVGHDALFIKYSQAPVVPVAAKDRVIAHNPLGALYCSAIFKRMMKEAKNQETE, from the coding sequence ATGAGGTGTGACCGCTGTACGGAAAAACCATGCCGGGACGGAATGGCCTGCACCGCCTGTGATGCCGCGGCGCTGTACGCAGATCTTGAGGACAGGCGCATGATGCGCGCCGCCTCCGAGGTGGAGGCCGAATATTACGGGGAGATCAACCGTATTCAGGAGATCATACTCTTCTCGCGGAAGATGGGATACAAAAAACTTGGTATCGCTTTCTGTGCCGCCCTCTCGGAAGAGGCGGCCAAACTCTCGCAGATACTGGAAAACTACTTCGAGATCTCTACCGTGAACTGTAAGGTCTGCGGCGTGGGAAAGTCTGAGATGGGGGCGATGGAGAGCGACAAGGTTGGTCCGATATCCTGCAACCCGATAGAACAGGCTGAGGTGCTCAACGCGGCGAATACAGACCTTAACCTGTTGCTTGGCCTCTGCGTCGGCCACGACGCGCTCTTCATAAAATACTCTCAGGCGCCGGTGGTGCCGGTTGCCGCGAAAGACCGCGTCATCGCCCACAACCCGCTTGGCGCGCTCTACTGTTCGGCGATCTTCAAGCGGATGATGAAAGAGGCAAAGAACCAGGAAACTGAATAA
- a CDS encoding lectin like domain-containing protein, which produces MSKLFQRKSVVFVIMILVTALIYVVPAAAALKAAPLNPDFVKWRDARETAANAKALSATQKSNYGYAPSPVNWSHLNGVVYSVAPDSMAIKSALATLPASYDLRTSMPPVRNQYPFGNCWTYAAMAATEFNLIGKRLASSSDIDLSEWYLTYFAYNDESSLKPGFTNSSDEAYYDAGGSPWLAVALLSRGTGSVSGLKVATPVGSNDVYVPNVMEREWKLKNALYLNIDVQKAAERRQLVKETIMAYGVVLARFYWDDDAFNKDNFAYYLRSDYSTVNHDITIVGWDDDYPKENFNDGNRPRENGAWLVRNSWGAGWGDKGYFHVSYEEGTLCNVVVFDTVSAPVDEKIYQYDPLGLVGFLGERGKNEVYFANIFTAGAYESVNSVAFYTTAPDQPCEIKIYTGCDGSPVSGKLARTASVTVKAPGYNTVELDAPVKVVKGEKFSVVVKTSSDLTDFLVPGEYALSKYSEKASSERGQSWVSIDGGVTFEDVSDPNTDAMNVCLKAFATPESAHSSGGCSAGFAALALLVLVPIILKKRS; this is translated from the coding sequence ATGAGTAAACTTTTCCAAAGAAAATCTGTCGTTTTTGTGATAATGATACTGGTTACAGCTCTGATATACGTCGTTCCGGCCGCGGCGGCCCTCAAAGCCGCGCCTCTGAACCCGGATTTTGTAAAATGGCGCGACGCCCGTGAAACCGCGGCAAATGCTAAAGCGCTCTCAGCAACCCAAAAATCGAATTATGGCTACGCTCCCTCTCCCGTAAACTGGAGCCATCTGAATGGCGTTGTTTATAGCGTCGCGCCTGATTCCATGGCCATAAAGAGCGCATTAGCCACACTCCCGGCCAGCTATGACCTTCGGACGTCGATGCCGCCGGTACGTAATCAGTATCCTTTTGGCAACTGCTGGACATATGCGGCTATGGCGGCGACGGAATTCAATCTTATCGGCAAAAGGCTGGCTTCCTCGTCCGATATCGACCTTTCCGAATGGTATCTGACATATTTCGCCTATAATGACGAATCCTCGCTCAAACCTGGATTCACAAATTCATCTGATGAAGCATATTATGACGCTGGCGGCAGTCCCTGGCTAGCTGTGGCGCTGCTATCGCGCGGCACCGGTTCTGTGAGCGGTTTGAAGGTGGCGACGCCGGTCGGATCGAATGATGTTTATGTTCCTAACGTGATGGAGAGGGAATGGAAGCTTAAGAATGCTCTCTACCTCAATATAGACGTCCAGAAAGCGGCAGAAAGAAGACAGCTGGTTAAAGAGACGATAATGGCGTACGGGGTGGTGTTGGCAAGGTTTTATTGGGATGATGACGCCTTTAATAAAGATAATTTCGCCTACTATTTAAGGAGTGATTATTCCACGGTGAATCATGATATAACTATCGTCGGCTGGGACGATGATTACCCAAAAGAAAATTTTAATGATGGTAACCGCCCGAGAGAAAATGGCGCCTGGCTCGTGCGCAACAGCTGGGGCGCTGGCTGGGGAGACAAGGGCTATTTCCATGTATCATACGAAGAGGGGACGCTCTGTAACGTCGTGGTCTTTGATACTGTGTCAGCGCCGGTTGATGAAAAGATATACCAATACGATCCCCTTGGGCTGGTGGGCTTTTTAGGTGAAAGGGGAAAAAATGAAGTCTATTTTGCTAATATTTTTACCGCCGGTGCGTACGAGTCCGTAAATTCGGTAGCGTTTTACACGACAGCGCCGGATCAGCCATGCGAGATAAAAATATATACCGGCTGTGACGGTTCGCCGGTAAGCGGTAAACTGGCGAGGACGGCTTCGGTCACGGTCAAGGCGCCTGGATATAACACCGTGGAACTTGACGCGCCGGTGAAAGTCGTAAAAGGGGAGAAATTTTCTGTCGTGGTAAAAACCTCGTCCGACCTTACCGACTTTTTGGTTCCTGGTGAATACGCGCTATCGAAGTATTCTGAAAAAGCCAGCTCCGAACGTGGGCAGAGCTGGGTCTCCATTGACGGCGGCGTTACCTTCGAGGATGTTTCAGATCCGAACACGGATGCAATGAACGTCTGCCTCAAGGCCTTCGCGACGCCTGAGTCTGCTCATTCCAGCGGCGGCTGCAGCGCGGGTTTTGCGGCATTGGCGCTTTTGGTGCTGGTTCCCATAATCCTCAAAAAGAGAAGTTAA